TTGATCTTGTTGCAGACGCTGACTAATTTGCTCTTTCACTTCTTCTAAAGGCTTAGCTTGTGAAGTTTGCACGTCTAACAATTTGATAAGGTGGAAACCAAACTCTGTTTTAACAATCTCACTAACATCGCCGTTGTTAACAAGTGCAAAAGAAGCTGCGTCAAACTCAGGCGCCATTACACCACTTTCAAACCAATCGAGTTCACCGCCTTCTTGACCGCTGAAAGTATCTTCAGATTCTTCGGCAGCTAGCGTAGCGAAATCTTCGCCTTGATTGATTTTAGCTAACAACTCTTCAGCTTTAGCTTCATCAGCAAGCAAAATATGTGCAACTTTACGCTTCTCTGGTTGTGAGTAAGTTAACTGATTAGCATCGTAGAATTGTTGAATGTCTTCATCACTAACGTCTATGCTCGCCGCGATTTTTTCTGCATCAACAACAATGTACTCAACATCTACTGACTCTTCAGTGCGGAAAGTGTTTTTACGCTCTTCGTAGTAAGCCAGTAAGTCTTCTTCGCTTGGCGCTTCTTGGTTAGCAAACTGAGCAACAGGAACAGTAACATAGCGCACGTCACGAGTTTGTTGATTTAGTTTAACCAGTAACTCAGCTTCACTTGGCAGCGCAAACTCACTGCCCAATAAAGCTTGCTGTAGTTGACGACGGGTTAAGTCGTTGCGAATCATATCGCGAAATTGAGCAGGTTGGAGGTTAGCGCGGTAAAGAACAGCTAAGTAACGCTCGTTATCAAAACGACCATCGACTTGAAATTCTTGCATGCCTAAAATTTGTGATTTAACTTGCGCGTCACTTACTCGTAAACCGTAATTTTCTGCGGCTTGGTCTAGTAAACGCTCACCAATCATTCGGTCTAATACGTTGCTTCTAAACTGAGCCATGTAACTTGGGTCAGCGGCTAATTGATTAAACGCAGCACCAAACTGGCTTTCTAAGCGGGCACGCTCATTTTGATAAGCTTGGTCAAATTCTGCACGGCTAATGGACTCACCATTAACTTCGGCTGCTAATTGCTCACTAGGGCTTGCGATGTAGCTACCTACACCAGCCAGAGCGAAAGATAAAATGACCAAACCTAGGATGATTTTGGCTACCGGACCTTGGCTTCCTTCACGGAGCTTTTCCAACATGCTTAATTACTCTTTACCACATTAAATAATGAAAAAGCGCATCGAATTGATGCGCCTTTGACAGATCGCAATTGCGTCTGACAGTTAGTTTACAGCGTCTTTTAACGCTTTACCTGCTTTAAACGACGGTACGTTAGCAGCAGCAATTTGAATTTCTGCACCAGTCTGAGGGTTACGACCAGTACGAGCTGAACGTTCTTTAACTTGGAAGGTACCAAAACCTACCAAAGCAACGTTGTCGCCTTCTTTAAGT
The Agarivorans aestuarii DNA segment above includes these coding regions:
- the ppiD gene encoding peptidylprolyl isomerase, with the translated sequence MLEKLREGSQGPVAKIILGLVILSFALAGVGSYIASPSEQLAAEVNGESISRAEFDQAYQNERARLESQFGAAFNQLAADPSYMAQFRSNVLDRMIGERLLDQAAENYGLRVSDAQVKSQILGMQEFQVDGRFDNERYLAVLYRANLQPAQFRDMIRNDLTRRQLQQALLGSEFALPSEAELLVKLNQQTRDVRYVTVPVAQFANQEAPSEEDLLAYYEERKNTFRTEESVDVEYIVVDAEKIAASIDVSDEDIQQFYDANQLTYSQPEKRKVAHILLADEAKAEELLAKINQGEDFATLAAEESEDTFSGQEGGELDWFESGVMAPEFDAASFALVNNGDVSEIVKTEFGFHLIKLLDVQTSQAKPLEEVKEQISQRLQQDQAQDAFYEQAQRLAEVSFEIPDSLVDVASETGLKVETIKGLTRASANGALGEPQVINQLFNLDFIAEGLNSDAIQLSDNSSIVVRVMAHQASEVKPYEEVKAQINTALTQSRSTKAAQDYADSLIAALESGEGLDALLYEQNLKLDSKFKVGRDSQDLEPQVVRHLFMMAKPSEQKVASRITTMNGDQLVIQLTAVNEAETVDASETNQWLQQLSNVKTEASYQVLIDVLKSKAEIQNLL
- the hupB gene encoding nucleoid-associated protein HU-beta, which encodes MNKAQLVDKIAEGADISKAAAGRALDSFIDAISDTLKEGDNVALVGFGTFQVKERSARTGRNPQTGAEIQIAAANVPSFKAGKALKDAVN